From a single Phalacrocorax aristotelis chromosome 1, bGulAri2.1, whole genome shotgun sequence genomic region:
- the ANGPTL5 gene encoding angiopoietin-related protein 5, which produces MNCFRVTSLICLNIFLSLGETVISNVKPCSSKGTRNVGAVEEPLKAEEKNKSADISKQKEQCLVPCDVQARILRGEKHYMCRNLQNSLVEYARSTKKLVRNMMDDQQSSLDYLSNQVNELMNRLLLLNAEVLRKHLDPLPYKAVQSHGLDCTDIKDTVGSVSKTPTGLYIIHPEGSNYPFEVLCDMDFQGGGWTVVQKRTDGITPFQRTWSEYLDGFGDLSGEFWLGLRKIFHIVNQKATSFSLYVDLESENDKHAYASYDGFWIGDEACSFKIHLGHYSGNAGDAFRGYRKEDNQNSMPFSTFDVDNDGCRPVCTIKEQPVKSCSNFSDNTGWWFNQCGLANLNGVHRYTGRFLATGIHWDTWTMNNKPVKIKSVSMKIRRTYSPYFH; this is translated from the exons GGCACAAGGAATGTTGGAGCTGTGGAGGAACCACTcaaggcagaagagaaaaataaatctgcagatatttcaaaacaaaaagaacaatgcCTTGTACCATGTGATGTTCAAGCTAGAATTTTACGAGGGGAAAAACATTACATGTGCA gaaatttgcAGAACTCTCTTGTTGAATATGCAAGAAGTACAAAAAAACTGGTAAGAAACATGATGGATGATCAACAGTCTTCTTTGGATTACCTTTCTAATCAG gTAAATGAACTCATGAACAGACTACTTCTTTTGAATGCAGAAGTTTTGAGAAAGCATTTGGATCCACTTCCTTACAAAGCAGTTCAATCTCAtg GGTTGGATTGCACTGATATTAAAGATACTGTTGGTTCAGTTTCAAAAACTCCAACTGGTCTGTACATTATCCATCCAGAAGGATCAAATTATCCTTTTGAG GTTTTGTGTGACATGGATTTTCAAGGAGGTGGATGGACTGTGGTTCAGAAAAGAACTGATGGAATAACTCCATTTCAGAGAACATGGTCTGAATATCTGGATGGATTTGGTGACCTTTCtg gGGAATTTTGGCTTGGACTGAGGAAGATTTTTCACATAGTAAATCAAAAAGCCACTAGTTTCAGTCTTTATGTGGATTTGGAATCAGAAAATGATAAGCATGCCTATGCATCATATGATGGATTTTGGATAGGGGATGAAGCCTGTTCTTTTAAGATCCATTTGGGGCATTATTCAGGAAATGCTG GTGATGCATTTAGAGGGTATAGAAAAGAAGATAACCAGAATTCAATGCCTTTCAGCACCTTTGATGTTGATAATGATGGATGCAGGCCAGTGTGCACTATTAAAGAACAGCCTGTAAAGAGCTGCAGTAACTTCAGTGATAACACTGGATGGTGGTTCAACCAGTGTGGCCTTGCAAATCTTAATGGTGTTCATCGCTACACAGGTAGATTTCTTGCAACTGGGATTCACTGGGATACATGGACAATGAACAATAAACCAGtcaaaattaaatcagtttCAATGAAAATTCGGAGAACCTATAGTCCATATTTCCATTAA